A DNA window from Argopecten irradians isolate NY chromosome 10, Ai_NY, whole genome shotgun sequence contains the following coding sequences:
- the LOC138333994 gene encoding uncharacterized protein: MALNRDGTTSLTNPVQAFVMGGAIETFPPSVKPLQAKWAGHQNSQLDTLFADVLLLMDIREASNSQLNYWLARFVMEVRRKDGNYFLPNTLTNILSGLQRHLRESRPLERVNNTAQGLSYAVFFYNCKLFGFRGKDEHRNLVGEQFAISNDANINTTNRNISNHSGKVTCCTALYNAGLSDQAVMGRSGHRSNAVQVYQRESDDMIKTIINVLQPRSNNSVTKSEMKQENAVENR; this comes from the exons ATGGCACTCAACAGAGATGGAACGACATCGTTGACTAATCCAGTGCAGGCATTTGTAATGGGCGGAGCAATTGAAACATTCCCGCCAAGTGTCAAACCCCTGCAGGCAA AATGGGCAGGCCATCAAAACTCTCAACTGGACACATTGTTTGCCGATGTTTTGCTCCTGATGGACATACGTGAAGCGTCAAATTCACAGTTGAATTATTGGCTAGCGAGATTCGTTATGGAAGTAAGACGCAAAGATGGTAATTATTTTCTTCCAAACACGCTCACCAATATACTCTCTGGCTTACAAAGACATTTGCGCGAAAGCAGAC CTTTGGAACGTGTTAATAATACAGCTCAAGGTTTGAGTTATGCTGTATTTTTCTATAATTGCAAGCTGTTTGGATTCAGAGGGAAGGATGAGCACAGGAATCTTGTCGGGGAACAGTTTGCTATTTCAAATGAT GCAAATATTAACACTACTAACCGTAATATTTCCAATCACTCGGGCAAAGTAACATGCTGTACGGCATTATATAATGCCGGTCTCTCCGACCAGGCCGTCATGGGCCGAAGTGGTCACCGTAGCAACGCCGTGCAAGTGTATCAAAGGGAAAGTGACGACATgatcaaaacaataattaacGTTTTGCAGCCGCGGTCCAACAACAGTGTAACAAAATCAGAGATGAAACAGGAAAACGCAGTTGAAAACAGATAA